A window of the Hordeum vulgare subsp. vulgare chromosome 5H, MorexV3_pseudomolecules_assembly, whole genome shotgun sequence genome harbors these coding sequences:
- the LOC123399722 gene encoding aquaporin PIP2-2-like, producing the protein MVPNNNTVDKDYRDPRPAPLINAGELGKWSLWRAVIAEFTATLLFVYVTVATVIGHKRQTDGTVGCGGAGILGIAWAFGGMIFVLVYCTAGVSGGHINPAVTFGLLLARKVSLVRALLYMVAQCLGAMCGAGLVRAVHGAQYARHGGGANELAPGYSKVAGLVAEIVGTFVLVYTVFAATDPKRKARDSHVPVLAPLPIGFAVLMVHLATIPITGTGINPARSLGAAVVYNKKKAWDEQWIFWVGPFIGAGIAMVYHQYIIRGGAGKALASFRHNYIDTA; encoded by the coding sequence ATGGTGCCCAACAACAACACCGTCGACAAGGACTACCGTGACCCTCGCCCGGCGCCGCTCATCAACGCCGGCGAGCTGGGCAAGTGGTCACTCTGGCGCGCCGTCATCGCCGAGTTCACCGCCACGCTCCTCTTCGTCTACGTCACCGTCGCCACCGTCATCGGCCACAAGCGCCAGACGGACGGCACCGTCGGCTGCGGCGGCGCGGGCATCCTCGGCATCGCGTGGGCCTTCGGCGGCATGATCTTCGTCCTCGTCTACTgcaccgccggcgtctccggcggCCACATCAACCCCGCCGTCACCTTCGGCCTCCTGCTGGCCCGCAAGGTGTCCCTCGTCCGCGCGCTGCTCTACATGGTCGCCCAGTGCCTCGGCGCCATGTGCGGCGCCGGCCTCGTCAGGGCCGTGCACGGCGCCCAGTACGCGCGCCACGGTGGGGGCGCCAACGAGCTCGCCCCGGGATACTCCAAGGTCGCCGGGCTCGTCGCCGAGATCGTGGGCACCTTCGTGCTCGTCTACACCGTGTTCGCCGCCACCGACCCCAAGCGCAAGGCGAGGGACTCCCACGTGCCCGTGCTGGCGCCGCTGCCCATCGGGTTCGCGGTGCTCATGGTTCACCTGGCCACCATCCCCATCACCGGCACCGGGATCAACCCGGCCAGGAGCCTCGGGGCCGCGGTGGTGTACAACAAGAAGAAGGCGTGGGACGAGCAGTGGATCTTCTGGGTGGGGCCCTTCATCGGGGCCGGCATCGCCATGGTGTACCACCAGTACATCATCAGGGGCGGGGCAGGCAAGGCATTAGCCTCCTTCCGCCACAACTACATCGATACCGCCTAG